The following are encoded in a window of Mycobacteroides chelonae CCUG 47445 genomic DNA:
- a CDS encoding NAD-dependent epimerase/dehydratase family protein: MAGDRVLVTGAFGLVGCAVVDALAAQGYAVAATDLGTPANLRSAERLPPGVQVHWADLTSVAEATTLIESVAPAAIVHLAALIPPFCYANRALAQAVNVEATGHLVAATAGLASAPRFILASSVAVYGTRNPHRDKGLLTAQTPVNPRDLYGANKVAAEKLVTSSALEWVVLRLGGVLTSAPRWSIDPNLLRFEAVLPSDGRIQTVDVRDVAQAFCAAVSTSQVREVFLIGGDSSHRTTQSAIASETAAAMGLVGGVPAGRRGDPDDDRSWFVTDWMDTERSQQVLGFQRHSLPVMHAQTSAAVGWRRGPLRLVAPIVWAALKSQSPYRGMGGRFADPWRAIDRCWGDPQY, from the coding sequence GTGGCCGGTGATCGTGTTCTGGTGACCGGGGCGTTCGGCCTGGTGGGATGCGCTGTTGTGGATGCCCTCGCGGCACAGGGGTACGCGGTGGCCGCCACGGATCTGGGCACACCGGCGAACCTGCGGAGTGCGGAACGTCTGCCACCCGGAGTGCAGGTGCACTGGGCTGACCTGACATCCGTCGCCGAGGCCACCACGTTGATCGAATCCGTGGCGCCCGCAGCGATTGTTCACCTCGCGGCGCTGATTCCGCCGTTCTGCTACGCGAATCGGGCCTTGGCGCAGGCAGTCAACGTCGAGGCGACGGGGCATCTCGTTGCCGCCACCGCTGGCCTCGCATCGGCGCCGCGCTTCATCCTGGCCTCCAGCGTCGCGGTGTACGGCACCCGAAACCCGCATCGTGACAAGGGGCTGCTCACCGCTCAGACGCCGGTCAACCCGAGGGATCTCTACGGCGCCAACAAGGTTGCCGCCGAGAAGCTGGTGACTTCGTCGGCGCTTGAATGGGTTGTGCTACGGCTCGGCGGGGTCTTGACGTCGGCACCTCGGTGGAGCATTGATCCCAACTTGCTGCGGTTTGAAGCGGTGCTTCCGTCGGACGGCCGGATCCAGACCGTCGATGTGCGCGATGTTGCACAGGCCTTTTGCGCCGCGGTATCGACGAGCCAGGTACGTGAGGTCTTCCTGATCGGCGGCGACAGCTCCCATCGCACCACGCAGTCGGCCATCGCATCCGAAACGGCGGCCGCAATGGGGCTTGTCGGCGGCGTTCCGGCGGGACGGCGGGGCGATCCCGACGATGATCGGAGCTGGTTCGTCACTGATTGGATGGATACCGAACGTTCTCAACAAGTCCTTGGCTTCCAGCGACATTCGCTACCCGTGATGCATGCTCAGACCAGTGCCGCGGTGGGGTGGCGGCGTGGACCATTGCGATTGGTAGCGCCGATAGTGTGGGCCGCGCTCAAATCCCAGTCGCCGTACCGCGGGATGGGCGGGCGTTTCGCCGATCCATGGCGTGCGATCGACCGGTGCTGGGGCGATCCGCAATACTGA
- a CDS encoding patatin-like phospholipase family protein yields the protein MTTAFVLSGGASLGSIQVGMLQALTEAGVTPDLIVGTSVGALNGGWLAARSDMDGVNALADLWRSLSRGDVFPTNLYTGFLGFVGRRRSLVSDSGLRRLLRENLEFHRLEDAPIPLHVVATDVLTGKDILLSRGNPIDAIAASAAIPAVLPPVTIDGRDYIDGGVVNNTPLSHAVSLGADEIWVLPTGYSCALHEAPKGALAMALHATTLAINQRLAVDVARFEGTVDLRVVPPLCPVRISPIDFSHSGELIDRARAQTLRWLLMPRFKINQADLLEHQHD from the coding sequence ATGACAACGGCGTTCGTGTTGTCCGGTGGCGCCAGCCTCGGGTCGATACAAGTCGGCATGTTGCAGGCGCTGACAGAGGCGGGCGTCACTCCCGACCTCATCGTCGGCACGTCCGTGGGTGCCCTGAACGGCGGCTGGCTAGCCGCTCGCTCCGATATGGACGGCGTGAACGCACTCGCCGATCTGTGGCGTTCGCTCTCACGCGGTGACGTCTTTCCCACCAACCTGTACACGGGGTTCCTGGGGTTTGTCGGTCGCCGTCGCAGCCTGGTTTCGGATTCGGGCCTGCGCCGATTATTGCGAGAAAACCTGGAGTTTCACCGGCTCGAAGACGCGCCCATTCCCTTGCACGTTGTCGCGACGGACGTGCTCACCGGCAAAGACATTCTGCTGTCGCGCGGTAATCCGATCGACGCGATCGCCGCCAGTGCCGCTATCCCCGCCGTGCTGCCGCCGGTGACTATCGACGGGCGGGACTACATCGACGGCGGCGTCGTGAACAACACCCCTCTCTCCCACGCTGTTTCGCTCGGCGCCGACGAGATCTGGGTGCTGCCCACCGGATACTCATGCGCTCTTCACGAAGCCCCGAAAGGTGCGCTGGCCATGGCGTTGCACGCCACCACACTGGCCATCAACCAACGCCTGGCCGTGGATGTGGCCCGATTCGAGGGAACCGTCGACCTGCGGGTGGTGCCGCCGCTGTGTCCCGTCCGTATCTCACCGATCGACTTCTCGCATTCCGGTGAGCTCATCGACCGTGCACGCGCGCAGACCCTCCGATGGCTACTTATGCCGAGATTCAAGATCAATCAGGCAGATCTGCTGGAACATCAGCACGACTGA
- a CDS encoding ATPase — MVLDDTPEKGSPASRSGRERIQKLARAALNADVTVEQLDTVLTDMSAVLIDMNDTLGVIGELTPRMMLVVERMENVMTRIERIVGLAESVLTPVTVTESAVRSVLVSFQNEIKRRLSPPRAD; from the coding sequence GTGGTGCTCGACGACACCCCAGAGAAGGGCTCGCCCGCTTCCCGCAGCGGGCGTGAGCGGATCCAGAAACTGGCCCGCGCGGCACTCAACGCAGACGTCACCGTCGAGCAGCTCGACACCGTACTCACCGACATGTCGGCCGTTCTCATCGACATGAACGACACACTTGGCGTCATCGGCGAACTCACACCCCGCATGATGCTCGTCGTCGAGCGCATGGAGAACGTCATGACGCGCATCGAGCGGATCGTCGGGCTCGCGGAATCTGTGCTCACACCAGTCACCGTCACCGAGTCCGCCGTGCGTAGCGTCCTCGTGTCGTTCCAGAACGAGATCAAGCGACGGCTGAGTCCGCCACGCGCTGACTAG
- a CDS encoding nitroreductase family protein: MELYDVMRTTFAAREFTGEPLPDKVLDRILENARFAPSGGNRQAGHVIVVRDQQTREGLIAAAQPGARRYFAQITAGESPWNPVTPTQVDPETIDATTVPASVSETLRTASVVLVVCVDLRLVAATDQELSRVGVISGASVYPLVWNILLAARAEGFGGTLTTMAVAQEPKVRELLGIPDTYAVAAVLPIGKPIKQLTRLRRNAIEEFVTRERFDGDPYRPEHG, from the coding sequence ATGGAGCTTTACGACGTCATGCGCACCACGTTCGCGGCACGTGAGTTCACCGGAGAACCCCTGCCCGACAAGGTATTAGACCGTATTCTGGAAAACGCCCGGTTCGCACCCAGCGGAGGAAACCGGCAGGCCGGTCACGTCATCGTGGTCCGGGACCAGCAGACCCGTGAAGGCCTCATCGCCGCGGCGCAGCCAGGAGCGCGCCGCTACTTCGCGCAGATCACGGCAGGCGAATCGCCCTGGAATCCGGTAACCCCCACACAGGTTGATCCGGAAACCATCGATGCGACCACAGTTCCCGCGTCGGTATCCGAAACGCTGCGCACCGCGTCAGTCGTCCTTGTCGTATGTGTAGACCTGCGGCTTGTCGCCGCGACGGATCAGGAGCTCAGTCGCGTCGGAGTCATCAGCGGAGCATCGGTCTACCCGCTGGTGTGGAACATCCTGCTGGCCGCGCGAGCAGAAGGCTTCGGCGGAACGCTCACCACCATGGCAGTCGCGCAGGAGCCGAAAGTACGTGAGCTGCTGGGTATTCCCGATACGTACGCGGTGGCTGCGGTGTTACCCATCGGCAAACCGATCAAGCAGCTGACCAGGCTGCGACGCAACGCCATCGAAGAATTCGTCACCCGCGAACGGTTCGACGGCGATCCCTATCGCCCCGAGCACGGCTGA
- a CDS encoding YhgE/Pip domain-containing protein has translation MLAGLAFGSEIKRFGRSRMTRAAIVVLMLLPLVYGALYLWAYWDPFGHVNKMPVALVNADKGALVSGQQVNIGEEISKSLTADGSMDWHVLNLDEARAGVDHGKYYFMLELPPDFSEAIASPLTGQPKQANLVAVYNDANNYISSSIGRTAIDQVLNAVSTRISGQAVNQVLSVVVSSGAGIQQAADGAQKLADGAAKVDDGAGQLANGLHTARPGSAQLATGAKQLSDGINQATDPLLTVSKAVANIGGSTDKLQQGTDALRQANDQIDGIAKAQDSAANALTAVIDQLAGRQDPAANTLRGIQDQLREHQFTPQVRQQLTDAENASIAMTETLRGPGSPLKSALDQVGGKGQELTNKLTQLRNGAQQLATGNAQLSSGIAHMDDGAQQLKSGTAQLRSGSAELATKLAEGAKQVPNWNAQQKDAIADTIGGPVHLETSHENAAPNFGTGMAPFFVTLALFFGALVLWMILRPLQTRAIAAEVLPIRVALSSYLPAATIGIFQAIILYCVVRFALGMHAAHPVAMLAFMVLVSFAFVAATQAINALVGPAVGRVLLMALLMLQLVSAGGMYPVETTSRPFQVLHKYDPMTYGVDGLRQLILGGIDGRLWQSVITLLCIALGGLLITSLSARRNQLWNLTRLLPSIKM, from the coding sequence ATGCTCGCTGGACTCGCATTTGGTTCAGAAATAAAGCGTTTCGGCCGCAGCAGAATGACCCGCGCCGCCATCGTGGTCCTCATGCTGCTGCCGCTGGTGTACGGCGCGCTGTACCTGTGGGCCTACTGGGACCCTTTCGGCCACGTCAACAAGATGCCCGTGGCCCTCGTCAACGCCGACAAGGGCGCCCTTGTTTCCGGCCAGCAGGTGAACATCGGCGAGGAGATCTCCAAGAGCCTCACCGCTGACGGCAGCATGGACTGGCACGTCCTGAATCTGGATGAGGCGCGAGCCGGTGTTGACCACGGCAAGTACTACTTCATGTTGGAGCTGCCGCCCGATTTCAGTGAGGCCATCGCCTCGCCGCTGACCGGTCAGCCGAAGCAGGCCAATCTGGTCGCCGTTTACAACGACGCCAACAATTACATCTCCTCGAGCATCGGCCGCACCGCCATCGACCAGGTGCTCAATGCCGTCTCGACCCGCATCTCCGGCCAGGCCGTCAATCAGGTTCTGTCCGTCGTGGTTTCCTCCGGCGCGGGTATCCAGCAGGCCGCCGACGGCGCCCAGAAACTCGCAGACGGCGCGGCCAAGGTCGACGACGGCGCCGGGCAGCTCGCCAACGGGCTGCACACCGCCCGACCCGGATCAGCACAACTGGCCACCGGCGCCAAGCAGCTCTCCGACGGCATCAACCAGGCGACCGATCCCCTGCTGACCGTCAGCAAGGCGGTCGCGAACATCGGCGGCAGCACCGACAAGCTTCAGCAGGGCACCGACGCGCTCCGGCAGGCCAATGATCAGATCGACGGCATCGCCAAGGCCCAGGACAGCGCCGCCAACGCGCTCACCGCGGTGATCGATCAGCTGGCCGGACGCCAGGACCCAGCGGCGAACACGTTGCGCGGGATACAGGATCAGCTGCGCGAACATCAGTTCACACCCCAGGTTCGCCAGCAGCTGACCGACGCGGAGAACGCGTCGATCGCAATGACCGAGACGCTGCGCGGACCCGGTAGCCCGCTGAAGTCTGCGCTCGACCAGGTCGGCGGTAAGGGCCAGGAACTCACCAACAAGCTCACCCAGCTGCGTAACGGCGCGCAGCAGCTGGCCACCGGGAACGCGCAACTGTCCAGTGGTATCGCCCACATGGACGACGGTGCGCAACAACTGAAATCAGGTACCGCACAGCTGCGTTCCGGCTCGGCCGAACTGGCGACCAAGCTCGCCGAAGGCGCCAAGCAGGTGCCCAACTGGAATGCCCAGCAGAAGGACGCCATCGCCGACACCATCGGCGGTCCGGTGCATCTGGAGACCTCGCATGAGAACGCCGCACCCAACTTCGGGACCGGTATGGCACCGTTCTTCGTCACGCTGGCGTTGTTCTTCGGCGCATTGGTGCTGTGGATGATATTGCGGCCCTTGCAGACTCGAGCGATTGCGGCGGAGGTTCTGCCGATTCGGGTGGCCCTCTCCAGCTATCTGCCCGCCGCCACCATCGGCATCTTCCAGGCGATCATCCTGTACTGCGTGGTGCGATTCGCGCTCGGAATGCACGCCGCGCACCCCGTCGCGATGCTCGCGTTTATGGTGCTGGTCTCGTTCGCGTTCGTTGCCGCTACCCAGGCCATCAACGCGCTGGTGGGTCCGGCTGTCGGGCGGGTGCTGCTCATGGCCCTACTCATGTTGCAGCTGGTTAGCGCCGGCGGCATGTATCCGGTGGAGACCACCTCGAGACCCTTCCAAGTGCTGCACAAATACGATCCGATGACGTATGGCGTCGACGGACTACGTCAGCTGATTCTGGGCGGCATCGATGGCAGGTTGTGGCAGTCGGTGATCACACTGCTCTGCATCGCACTGGGCGGGCTCCTGATTACCAGCCTGTCGGCCCGGCGTAATCAACTCTGGAATCTGACGCGGCTGCTGCCGTCGATCAAGATGTAG
- a CDS encoding WhiB family transcriptional regulator: MAIAFRRSGAPDSVDADGIDAPECFRAVWGTAVTRPKFRGLEPGLDELEWQVKAVCRGMSTDIFYYAETQRGALRKQYEVQAKQICNECPVRRPCAAYAMRTDEPYGVWGAMTTRERRVAMTRSRRKATTAERATS, encoded by the coding sequence CTGGCTATCGCATTCCGGCGATCAGGGGCTCCAGACTCGGTGGATGCGGATGGCATCGACGCGCCGGAATGCTTTCGGGCGGTATGGGGCACGGCCGTGACACGACCAAAGTTTCGCGGCCTGGAACCGGGTTTGGATGAATTGGAGTGGCAGGTCAAAGCGGTCTGTCGCGGAATGTCGACGGATATCTTCTACTACGCCGAGACTCAGCGTGGAGCCTTGCGAAAGCAATACGAGGTGCAGGCGAAACAGATCTGCAACGAGTGTCCGGTACGCAGGCCGTGTGCGGCGTACGCCATGAGAACCGATGAACCATACGGTGTTTGGGGTGCGATGACAACGCGGGAGCGCCGAGTGGCCATGACACGCTCACGGCGTAAGGCCACCACGGCGGAGCGTGCTACATCTTGA
- a CDS encoding metal-dependent hydrolase, with amino-acid sequence MTELIVRKLRFAFADHHVPFLWNESNPAFSSMANAVSFLAIAFEKMIGQMIPEAMPLIADPAIAEEAEAFVRQEGQHSMGHRQHAKGLIKSYPGLKETLDEVVAAFDDLTANKPLKYRLAYTADLEATFTPVFKLMLDHDDTLFAPGDDRVASLFLWHFVEEVEHRSSALIIYDAVADDPWYRMRVAPSIFRHVWSVLRIACEGFNKHVPLEDRKVDALSMFGMQARKKSLLQRLPFVDAPYDGPIENAFSSLPVREVMVAMSGAVRSQIPGHNPAHEKLPALADEWFARYEAGYEVTQWYTADPAAQVGV; translated from the coding sequence ATGACGGAACTCATCGTGCGTAAGTTGCGGTTTGCGTTCGCCGACCATCACGTTCCGTTCCTGTGGAACGAGTCCAACCCAGCCTTTTCGAGCATGGCCAACGCGGTCTCCTTCTTGGCGATCGCATTCGAGAAGATGATCGGGCAGATGATTCCCGAGGCTATGCCGCTGATTGCCGATCCGGCGATCGCCGAGGAGGCCGAGGCCTTCGTTCGACAAGAGGGACAGCACTCCATGGGGCATCGCCAGCACGCCAAGGGTCTGATCAAGAGTTACCCGGGCCTCAAGGAGACCTTGGATGAGGTAGTCGCCGCCTTTGACGACCTGACCGCGAACAAGCCGTTGAAGTATCGGTTGGCGTACACCGCTGACCTGGAGGCGACGTTCACACCGGTTTTCAAACTGATGCTGGATCACGACGACACCCTGTTCGCACCGGGCGACGACCGTGTCGCCTCGCTGTTCCTGTGGCACTTCGTCGAAGAGGTGGAACATCGCAGCTCGGCGCTGATCATCTATGACGCGGTGGCCGACGATCCCTGGTACCGCATGCGCGTGGCGCCGTCGATCTTCAGGCACGTCTGGTCGGTGTTACGCATCGCCTGCGAGGGCTTCAACAAGCATGTCCCTCTCGAGGATCGCAAGGTGGACGCGCTGTCGATGTTCGGCATGCAGGCGCGGAAGAAGTCTCTGCTGCAACGGCTTCCGTTTGTAGACGCACCGTACGACGGACCCATCGAGAACGCGTTCAGTAGCTTGCCGGTGCGTGAGGTGATGGTTGCGATGTCGGGCGCGGTGCGCAGTCAGATCCCGGGGCACAACCCAGCGCATGAGAAGTTGCCGGCCCTGGCCGACGAATGGTTCGCGCGATATGAGGCCGGTTATGAAGTGACGCAGTGGTACACGGCCGATCCGGCGGCACAGGTGGGAGTCTGA
- a CDS encoding TetR/AcrR family transcriptional regulator — MARRRGWDGQPPNSDVEASDRIVAAAVKLIGETGSAVSLADVAAELGVIRQTVYRYFPTADALMHAASIASVDSFLDRLTGVVRGITDPAEALTEGVLYTLEEVTRTPHLAIMMSEPYAHSHTSDMTSDEAQAFGLRMLGRFDVEWDQYGYDDDAKRGLVEFALRIMLSFFVSPNEATRSRDELRSFLRRWLGGAILAQRPN, encoded by the coding sequence ATGGCGCGTAGACGGGGATGGGACGGTCAACCACCGAACAGTGACGTCGAGGCATCCGATCGGATAGTCGCCGCAGCCGTGAAGCTGATCGGCGAGACAGGTTCAGCGGTAAGCCTGGCCGACGTCGCGGCAGAGCTCGGCGTCATCCGGCAGACCGTCTACCGGTACTTCCCGACGGCTGACGCACTCATGCACGCGGCCTCCATCGCGTCGGTGGACAGCTTCCTGGACCGGCTGACGGGAGTCGTGCGCGGCATCACCGATCCCGCCGAAGCACTCACCGAGGGTGTGCTCTACACCTTGGAAGAGGTCACTCGCACACCACATTTGGCCATCATGATGTCCGAACCGTACGCACACTCACACACCAGCGATATGACCTCGGACGAGGCACAGGCGTTCGGTCTGCGCATGCTCGGCCGATTCGACGTCGAATGGGATCAGTACGGATACGACGACGACGCCAAACGCGGACTCGTCGAGTTCGCCCTACGAATCATGTTGTCGTTCTTCGTCTCTCCCAATGAAGCCACGCGTTCCCGTGACGAACTGCGCAGCTTTCTCAGGCGCTGGCTCGGCGGAGCCATCTTGGCCCAGCGCCCCAATTAA
- a CDS encoding cupin domain-containing protein produces the protein MKPINRRTVLGGAGVAGVAAVAGAGADRALSSPRSRDDVKDQTVTDDAARFGDPRLPAELNTAQPHLFHLGALAPQTFDGGDLRQAHEGNFPILTGQQASIVMVTLQPGGIREPHWHPSAWEINVITSGVAKWTLLDPEGHSETFDAHVGDVVFAPQGSLHYFENKGTEDLKLLIVFNASTAEGKDDIGIGASISKLPPDVLAAIFGVPTETFASFKKIDESVTILRRPNR, from the coding sequence ATGAAGCCGATCAATCGACGCACCGTCCTCGGCGGTGCCGGAGTGGCGGGGGTCGCAGCCGTCGCCGGCGCAGGAGCCGACCGGGCTCTGTCCTCTCCCCGCTCCCGTGACGATGTAAAGGATCAGACCGTGACCGATGACGCCGCCCGCTTCGGCGATCCCCGCCTCCCCGCCGAGCTGAACACCGCACAACCGCACCTGTTTCACCTTGGCGCACTGGCGCCGCAGACCTTCGACGGGGGCGATCTGCGGCAGGCTCACGAGGGCAATTTCCCTATCCTCACCGGGCAGCAGGCCAGCATCGTCATGGTCACCTTGCAGCCCGGCGGAATACGGGAACCCCACTGGCATCCCAGTGCCTGGGAGATCAACGTCATCACCAGCGGTGTGGCGAAGTGGACGTTGCTGGACCCGGAGGGACACAGTGAAACCTTCGATGCGCACGTCGGCGATGTCGTCTTCGCACCTCAGGGATCGCTGCACTATTTCGAGAACAAGGGCACCGAGGACCTCAAGCTGCTGATCGTGTTCAACGCCAGCACTGCGGAAGGCAAGGATGACATTGGCATTGGCGCGTCGATCAGCAAGCTGCCGCCCGATGTCCTCGCCGCGATATTCGGTGTACCGACGGAAACCTTCGCATCATTTAAAAAGATCGATGAGTCCGTCACCATCCTGCGCAGGCCTAACCGGTGA
- a CDS encoding RND family transporter, which translates to MVRILAVPIIVFWAIVAVTTNTFVPHVEDVAAELAGPMIPHYAPSQRAMLQIGEKFHESTSTSLTMLVLEADRPLGAADHDYYDELVRRLKNDTEHVQYVMDTWGKPITAAGAQSLDGKSAFVLLRLAGDIGQMQANKSVDAVKDLIDKDTPPPGLKVYVSGAAPLASDTLSVANSSLNNITIVTIFLIIFMLLMVYRSVTTMLVPLFGVLVEMLVARGVVATLGHFGYIELSSFAVNIVISLTLGAGTDYGIFLLGRYHEARNAGLSREDAFYAAYRGVSHVIIGSGLTIAGAGLCLSFARLNYFHTMGPAVAIGMLLTIAAALTLGPAMLHLGSLFGLFDPKQKAKAHLYRRIGASVVRWPKPILVASAAAVLVGAVFVPTYQVSYDDRAYQPSDAPAKEGFAAADRHFPPSKLFTEMLMVESDHDMRNSADFISLDRVSKSLVRLPGVAMVQSITRPMGRALEHASLPYLFTTQGSGNGQQLPFTKAQNANTDKQAQIMAHSVAVLRQTIDLTQKLADEMHNTVVTMEDMQQVTKDMNEKVSNLDDFMRPLRNYFYWEPHCFDIPVCLSFRSLFDMLDSIDKLAADIKDAVGSLEVVDQLLPQMVSLLKLTANDQEALQALIVNTYGQTNLQSTATDQTFDDMINVGNDFDASRSDDFFYIPHEAFDNEDIKTGMALMMSPDGKAARFIVTHMGNAMGPEGIEHVNEFPDAITTALKETSLAGSKVYIGGAGSNNKDIKEYAASDLLIAAIAAFTLIFLIMMVITRSLVAPFVIIGTVAFSFAGAFGLSVLIWQHLVGLPLHWLILPLTFIILVAVGSDYNLLLIARLKEETHAGLNTGLIRALGSTGGVVTSAGLVFAFTMLAMLSSDLRTIGQVGTTVCIGLLLDTLIVRSFIVPALVRLLGTWFWWPTRVLSRPRREPVRS; encoded by the coding sequence ATGGTTCGCATCCTGGCGGTGCCGATCATCGTCTTCTGGGCCATTGTCGCGGTGACGACGAATACGTTCGTGCCGCACGTGGAAGACGTTGCCGCCGAGCTCGCCGGTCCGATGATCCCGCACTACGCGCCGTCGCAGCGGGCGATGCTGCAAATCGGGGAGAAGTTTCACGAGTCGACGTCCACCAGCCTGACCATGCTTGTGCTGGAGGCCGATCGGCCACTCGGCGCCGCTGATCACGACTATTACGACGAGTTGGTGCGCCGGCTCAAGAACGACACCGAGCATGTGCAGTACGTGATGGACACCTGGGGAAAGCCGATCACGGCCGCCGGGGCTCAGAGTCTCGACGGCAAGTCCGCGTTCGTGTTGCTGCGTCTGGCCGGCGATATCGGCCAGATGCAGGCGAACAAGTCTGTTGACGCGGTCAAGGACCTGATCGATAAGGACACTCCGCCACCGGGACTCAAGGTCTACGTCAGTGGTGCGGCACCGCTGGCCTCGGACACGTTGAGCGTCGCGAACTCGAGCCTGAACAACATCACGATCGTCACGATCTTCCTCATCATCTTCATGCTGCTCATGGTGTACCGGTCGGTCACCACGATGCTGGTGCCGTTGTTCGGAGTTCTGGTCGAGATGCTGGTCGCCAGAGGAGTTGTCGCGACCCTCGGACATTTCGGATATATCGAGCTGTCCTCATTCGCCGTCAATATCGTCATTTCGCTGACGCTGGGCGCGGGCACCGACTACGGCATCTTCTTACTGGGGCGCTATCACGAAGCGCGCAACGCGGGATTGAGCCGGGAGGACGCGTTCTATGCGGCGTACCGCGGCGTTTCTCATGTCATCATCGGCTCGGGTCTGACGATCGCGGGCGCTGGTCTATGCCTGAGCTTCGCTCGTCTCAACTACTTCCACACGATGGGCCCGGCGGTCGCCATCGGCATGCTCTTGACCATCGCAGCAGCGCTCACCCTCGGCCCGGCCATGCTGCATCTGGGCAGCCTGTTCGGGCTCTTCGATCCCAAGCAGAAAGCCAAGGCGCATCTGTATCGGCGTATCGGGGCCAGTGTGGTGCGTTGGCCCAAGCCGATCCTTGTGGCAAGTGCGGCAGCGGTTCTCGTGGGCGCGGTCTTCGTGCCCACCTATCAGGTGAGCTATGACGATCGGGCCTATCAGCCGTCCGACGCCCCCGCGAAGGAAGGTTTTGCGGCGGCAGACCGGCATTTCCCGCCGAGCAAGTTGTTCACCGAGATGCTCATGGTCGAATCGGATCACGACATGCGTAACTCGGCCGATTTCATCTCATTGGACCGGGTCTCCAAGAGCCTGGTGCGGCTTCCCGGCGTTGCCATGGTGCAGAGCATCACCAGGCCGATGGGACGAGCGCTTGAACATGCTTCTTTGCCTTACCTGTTCACCACTCAGGGGAGCGGGAACGGTCAGCAACTGCCCTTCACGAAGGCGCAGAACGCCAACACCGACAAGCAGGCCCAGATCATGGCGCACTCGGTGGCGGTCTTGCGGCAGACCATCGACCTGACGCAAAAGCTCGCGGATGAAATGCACAACACCGTCGTGACGATGGAGGATATGCAGCAAGTCACCAAGGATATGAACGAGAAGGTCTCGAACCTCGACGACTTCATGCGGCCGCTGCGCAACTACTTCTATTGGGAACCGCACTGTTTCGACATCCCGGTATGCCTGTCGTTCCGATCGCTGTTCGACATGCTGGACAGCATCGACAAGTTGGCCGCCGACATCAAGGATGCGGTGGGCTCCCTTGAGGTCGTCGACCAGTTGTTGCCGCAGATGGTTTCGCTGTTGAAGCTCACGGCCAACGACCAGGAAGCGCTACAAGCCCTCATCGTCAACACCTACGGCCAGACGAATCTGCAGTCCACCGCCACGGACCAGACATTCGACGACATGATCAATGTCGGTAACGACTTCGATGCGTCCCGTAGCGACGACTTCTTCTACATACCGCATGAAGCTTTCGACAATGAGGACATCAAAACCGGTATGGCGCTGATGATGTCACCGGATGGCAAAGCGGCCCGGTTCATCGTCACGCACATGGGCAATGCCATGGGGCCAGAAGGAATTGAACACGTCAACGAGTTCCCTGATGCCATTACGACGGCGCTGAAGGAAACCTCGTTGGCGGGGTCAAAGGTCTACATCGGCGGAGCGGGGTCGAACAACAAGGACATCAAGGAGTACGCCGCATCGGATCTGCTCATCGCGGCGATCGCGGCCTTCACACTGATCTTCTTGATCATGATGGTCATCACCCGAAGTCTGGTGGCGCCGTTCGTCATCATCGGCACGGTGGCCTTCTCGTTCGCGGGTGCGTTCGGGCTTTCGGTGCTCATTTGGCAGCATCTCGTCGGTCTGCCCTTGCACTGGTTGATCCTGCCGCTGACGTTCATCATCTTGGTGGCAGTGGGATCGGACTACAACCTGCTGCTGATCGCCCGGCTCAAAGAAGAGACCCATGCCGGATTGAACACCGGACTCATCCGTGCGCTGGGAAGTACGGGAGGCGTTGTCACCTCCGCGGGTTTGGTGTTCGCCTTCACGATGCTGGCGATGCTTTCCAGTGATTTGCGAACCATTGGCCAGGTGGGCACCACCGTGTGCATCGGGCTGCTGCTCGACACGCTGATCGTGCGCTCCTTCATCGTCCCGGCCCTCGTTCGGCTACTGGGGACGTGGTTCTGGTGGCCAACGCGGGTGCTTTCGCGTCCGCGCCGGGAGCCGGTGCGTTCCTGA
- a CDS encoding MmpS family transport accessory protein — protein MPLVAVIALGVAGGSMLKVHELSAPGPVLTVNPPQAPPEFTPKTLTYEVFGTVGNGGMLSYVDIDGHPHQVDVTTLPWSHTETTTLTVVSGSISVQVRGGQVGCRIRVNDVVRDEMSDDHADANVMCRVKSA, from the coding sequence ATGCCGCTCGTCGCCGTCATCGCGCTGGGAGTGGCTGGTGGCTCGATGCTGAAGGTGCACGAACTGTCCGCTCCCGGACCGGTGCTCACCGTCAATCCGCCGCAGGCGCCACCGGAGTTCACCCCCAAGACGCTCACCTACGAGGTCTTCGGCACGGTCGGGAATGGCGGGATGCTGAGTTATGTCGATATCGATGGTCATCCGCACCAGGTGGATGTGACTACGCTGCCGTGGTCACATACGGAGACGACGACTCTCACCGTGGTTTCGGGCAGCATTTCGGTACAGGTGCGTGGGGGGCAGGTCGGTTGCCGGATACGGGTGAATGACGTTGTCCGCGACGAGATGTCCGATGACCATGCGGACGCGAACGTCATGTGCAGGGTGAAGTCCGCATGA